Proteins encoded in a region of the Flavobacteriaceae bacterium HL-DH10 genome:
- the rpsO gene encoding 30S ribosomal protein S15 encodes MYLSKEAKEEMFAKHGKGKNDTGSAEGQIALFTQRINHLTEHLKNNRKDYNTERSLVKLVGKRRSLLDYLTKKDVLRYRAIVKELGLRK; translated from the coding sequence ATGTATTTATCAAAAGAAGCAAAAGAAGAAATGTTTGCAAAACACGGTAAAGGAAAAAACGATACCGGTTCTGCTGAAGGACAAATTGCGTTATTTACGCAAAGAATTAATCACTTAACAGAGCACTTAAAAAACAATCGTAAAGATTATAATACTGAGCGTTCGTTAGTAAAATTAGTAGGTAAAAGAAGAAGCTTACTAGATTACTTAACGAAGAAAGATGTCTTAAGATATCGTGCCATAGTAAAAGAATTAGGATTAAGAAAATAA